In Amphiura filiformis chromosome 2, Afil_fr2py, whole genome shotgun sequence, one DNA window encodes the following:
- the LOC140171898 gene encoding adhesion G-protein coupled receptor D1-like — translation MALLIGLVICAILWKRTALDTEKTLIHGNLMFAMVLAYFLTLASKGATSNEIVCLAVTILRYNIFLTVFCCMFVEALHLFRMIVLVFGTERNFRIAYIVISWGMPMLMTTVTAAIGREQLYDKERCWLTGRFIWAFIAPVVALLTTNLAILVVIVYKTMAAAEKHEKDRSRSIRIGLRSAALLLPMVGGTWLIGLLSNINVIVAYVFDVLSSLQN, via the exons ATGGCATTGTTAATTGGATTGGTCATCTGTGCAATATTGTG GAAACGTACAGCATTGGATACAGAGAAAACATTGATTCATGGCAACTTGATGTTTGCAATGGTATTGGCCTACTTTCTGACTCTCGCAAGTAAAGGAGCAACATCGAATGAG ATCGTCTGTCTTGCAGTAACCATATTGCGGTATAACATATTCTTAACAGTGTTTTGCTGCATGTTCGTCGAAGCTTTACATCTGTTTCGTATGATAGTGCTCGTTTTTGGTACCGAGAGAAATTTTAGAATTGCTTACATCGTTATTAGCTGGG GAATGCCTATGTTAATGACCACCGTTACAGCTGCAATTGGTAGAGAACAATTGTATGATAAAGAAAG GTGTTGGTTGACAGGCCGGTTTATCTGGGCCTTCATCGCTCCTGTCGTTGCCCTTCTGACG acaAATTTAGCAATCTTAGTGGTCATCGTGTACAAAACCATGGCAGCGGCAGAGAAGCATGAAAAGGATAGAAGTCGCTCCATCAG AATTGGATTGCGAAGTGCCGCCTTGTTACTTCCAATGGTTGGAGGAACTTGGCTGATTGGGCTCCTTAGTAACATCAACGTAATCGTCGCGTACGTGTTTGATGTACTCAGTTCCCTGCAG aattag